A window of the Salvelinus alpinus chromosome 3, SLU_Salpinus.1, whole genome shotgun sequence genome harbors these coding sequences:
- the LOC139570159 gene encoding MMS19 nucleotide excision repair protein homolog isoform X2, whose translation MAAGSALLVGLVEEFVSGQQDSKAADTATGLKAGQFTILQLVEALGLHLASSQPQTRARGVQLLSNVLQQCHGDLTEREVEVLLAFYENRLKDHYVVTPHVLKGLKALTKCSVLPPGSAVSILKSLFQDVHVQSLMLVERSCVYNILTQLMESRESELKGLGADFVFGFVQSVDGERDPRNLLLAFQIAGKIIHGGYDLGKFTEELFEVTSCYFPIDFSPPPNDPHGITQEELILALRAVLTGTPRFAEYLLPLIIEKLDSDVQSAKVDSLQTLTACASVYEHKELAEFLPGLWASLRREVFQTASERVESAGLAALGALTACISRSVLNSDSEDYLNVFLDLVLKDCQHHLCEPDLKLVWPSAKLLQATSTASYRASHRVAAAIMPSLIEQYNSRTQCAQRRTLLEVLQGFVQPVKSSEEDESVLLDFRQSLCSIVFSALAENSAGLQITSLRVLTALSQQTVLLLESDVELAVDHLTRLILEEEDAKVSLAVVECAGALACLHPLAFISKMVPRLKGEIFSESMAQGDSATPSQEHSQQAVRQRCLTALAAVSSRPSVVQESTPVLLQVLTSSHTGTGSFSLEEVISVCHNLQRIAEHAQDTEETGRVFHDIIIPRLLGLALQAAMQGPSDHQSPLVEESVLSAMVPVISTTCARLQSQLAGQTASRVVSLFLDGDMSFLPENAFPSQIQLLKQAGDSWSQSQMVCLLMGCVCSLPRSVEVPQMDRLLLELEELSCTCDHPLSYTSAAKCYAGLVNKRPAGEALDSLIDRMLKRISTELDCASSSVRTQAFTLLLWVAKALLLRYHPLSTALTDKLFSLLSDSELGSLAADGFSLLMSDSPDILNRGCNADIRIMYRQRFFTENSAKLVQGFNSAAQEKKSGYLKALSHIVNNLPRQVQLTELPALLPLLLEALSCPDQAVQLSTLSCLQPVLMDPPSALITQLEALVGRTLTLTTSPAMKVRIASLRCIHALSRFPEHEIMPFRARVLRGLAVPLDDLKRMVRSEAVVARNEWFLLGSPGGR comes from the exons ATGGCTGCGGGTAGTGCCTTGCTAGTGGGCTTGGTAGAAGAATTTGTTTCGGGACAACAGGACAGCAAGGCCGCAGACACCGCAACAG GACTCAAGGCTGGACAGTTTACAATACTACAGTTGGTTGAAGCGTTGGG CTTGCATCTGGCCAGCTCCCAACCCCAGACCCGAGCCCGTGGTGTCCAGCTCCTCTCCAATGTCCTACAGCAGTGCCATGGAGACCTTACAGAGAGAGAAG TGGAAGTCCTTCTAGCGTTTTATGAGAACAGACTCAAGGACCACTATGTCGTCACACCACATGTCTTAAAGGGGTTGAAAGCGCTG ACAAAATGCTCAGTGTTGCCGCCTGGGTCTGCAGTGTCCATTCTGAAATCACTCTTCCAGGACGTTCATGTGCAG tccctgatgCTGGTGGAGCGGTCATGTGTTTACAACATCCTAACCCAGCTTATGGAATCCAGAGAGTCAG AGCTGAAGGGCCTGGGTGCAGACTTTGTTTTTGGGTTTGTCCAGTCAGTGGATGGGGAGAGGGACCCACGCAATCTTCTCCTGGCCTTCCAGATCGCTGGGAAAATCATCCACGGAGGCTATGATCtgg GTAAATTCACAGAGGAGCTGTTTGAAGTTACATCCTGCTATTTCCCCATAGACTTCAGCCCG CCACCCAATGACCCCCACGGCATCACCCAGGAAGAGCTCATCCTCGCCCTGAGGGCCGTGCTCACTGGAACACCCCGCTTTGCAGAG TACCTGCTGCCGCTGATCATTGAGAAGCTGGACTCCGATGTTCAGAGTGCCAAGGTGGACTCCCTGCAGACCCTG ACTGCCTGTGCTTCTGTGTATGAACATAAAGAGCTAGCCGAATTCCTACCAGGCCTTTGGGCCTCGCTGCGCAGGGAG GTGTTCCAGACAGCCAGTGAGAGGGTGGAGTCCGCTGGTCTAGCTGCCCTCGGTGCCCTGACAGCCTGCATCTCCCGCTCCGTCCTCAACTCTGACTCTGAAGACTACCTCAATGTCTTCCTCGACTTGGTCCTCAAAG actgTCAGCACCACCTGTGTGAGCCGGACCTGAAGCTGGTGTGGCCCAGCGCCAAGCTGCTGCAGGCCACCTCTACCGCCTCCTACAGGGCGAGCCACAGAGTTGCAGCCGCCATCATGCCGTCCCTCATAGAACAATACAACAGCCGAACACAA TGTGCTCAGCGGCGCACCCTACTGGAGGTGTTACAGGGCTTCGTCCAGCCAGTGAAGTCTTCAGAGGAGG atGAGAGTGTGCTGTTGGACTTCAGGCAGTCTCTTTGCAGTATAGTGTTCTCTGCCCTGGCTGAGAACAGTGCTGGGCTCCAGATCACATcactgcgtgtgctcactgcccTGAGCCAACAGACAG TCCTGCTGTTAGAGTCAGATGTGGAGCTGGCCGTTGACCACCTCACCAGGCTCATCCTGGAGGAGGAAGATGCTAAAGTCAG CCTGGCTGTGGTTGAGTGTGCAGGGGCTCTGGCTTGTCTGCACCCTCTAGCCTTCATCTCTAAGATGGTTCCACGGCTGAAGGGGGAGATCTTCTCAG AGTCCATGGCACAAGGTGACAGCGCCACGCCGTCCCAGGAACATTCCCAGCAGGCCGTACGTCAGCGGTGTTTGACGGCGCTGGCTGCGGTGTCGTCCCGGCCCAGTGTGGTTCAGGAGAGCACACCTGTCCTGCTACAGGTTCTCACCTCCTCACACACTG GCACTGGCTCATTTTCATTGGAGGAGGTGATCTCTGTGTGCCACAATCTGCAGAGGATAGCAGAGCATGCCCAGGACACTGAAGAGACCGGCCGCGTCTTCCATGACATCATCATTCCGCGCCTGCTCGGACTGGCCTTGCAGGCAGCTATGCAAG GGCCCTCAGACCATCAGAGTCCTTTAGTGGAGGAGTCTGTCCTATCCGCCATGGTACCAGTCATCAGCACCACCTGTGCCCGACTACAGTCCCA ACTGGCGGGCCAAACAGCCTCGCGGGTGGTGTCCCTCTTCCTGGATGGGGACATGTCCTTCCTGCCAGAGAATGCCTTCCCCTCCCAGATCCAGCTCCTCAAG CAGGCAGGTGACTCCTGGAGCCAGTCCCAGATGGTGTGTCTTCTAATGGGCTGTGTGTGTTCGCTGCCACGGAGT GTGGAGGTTCCACAGATGGATAGGCTACTGTTAGAACTGGAGGAGCTGAGCTGTACCTGTGACCATCCCCTCTCCTACACCTCAGCCGCCAAGTGCTACGCTGGGCTGGTCAACAAGAGGCCTGCAG GAGAAGCCCTGGACTCTCTGATAGACAGGATGTTGAAGAGGATCTCCACTGAGCTGGACTGTGCGTCCTCCTCGGTCCGAACGCAGGCGTTCACGCTGCTGCTCTGG GTGGCAAAGGCTCTCCTCCTCCGCTACCACCCTCTGTCCACAGCCCTGACTGACAAG CTTTTCTCCCTGCTCAGTGACTCAGAACTGGGTTCGTTAGCTGCCGATGGATTCTCTCTCTTGATGAGCGACTCGCCGGACATCCTCAACCGCGGTTGCAACGCCGACATACGCATCATGTACCGCCAGCGCTTCTTCACCGAGAACTCGGCCAAGCTGGTCCAGGGCTTTAACTCTGCAGCCCAAG agAAGAAGTCTGGCTACCTGAAGGCACTGTCTCACATAGTGAACAACCTACCCAGACAGGTTCAGCTCACTGAGCTACCAGCG CTCCTGCCCCTCCTGCTAGAGGCCCTGTCCTGTCCAGACCAGGCGGTGCAGCTGTCCACCCTGTCCTGCCTGCAACCTGTCCTCATGGACCCCCCCTCCGCCCTCATCACTCAGCTGGAGGCGCTAGTAGGCCGCACCCTCACCCTCACCACAAGCCCTGCTATG AAAGTGCGGATAGCCTCTCTGCGCTGTATCCATGCCCTCTCCCGCTTTCCAGAACATGAG ATCATGCCTTTCCGTGCGAGGGTGCTGCGTGGCCTGGCTGTGCCCCTGGACGACCTCAAGAGGATGGTGAGGAGCGAGGCGGTGGTGGCACGCAATGAATG GTTCCTACTGGGGAGTCCAGGGGGAAGGTGA
- the LOC139570159 gene encoding MMS19 nucleotide excision repair protein homolog isoform X1 produces the protein MAAGSALLVGLVEEFVSGQQDSKAADTATGLKAGQFTILQLVEALGLHLASSQPQTRARGVQLLSNVLQQCHGDLTEREVEVLLAFYENRLKDHYVVTPHVLKGLKALTKCSVLPPGSAVSILKSLFQDVHVQSLMLVERSCVYNILTQLMESRESELKGLGADFVFGFVQSVDGERDPRNLLLAFQIAGKIIHGGYDLGKFTEELFEVTSCYFPIDFSPPPNDPHGITQEELILALRAVLTGTPRFAEYLLPLIIEKLDSDVQSAKVDSLQTLTACASVYEHKELAEFLPGLWASLRREVFQTASERVESAGLAALGALTACISRSVLNSDSEDYLNVFLDLVLKDCQHHLCEPDLKLVWPSAKLLQATSTASYRASHRVAAAIMPSLIEQYNSRTQCAQRRTLLEVLQGFVQPVKSSEEDESVLLDFRQSLCSIVFSALAENSAGLQITSLRVLTALSQQTVLLLESDVELAVDHLTRLILEEEDAKVSLAVVECAGALACLHPLAFISKMVPRLKGEIFSESMAQGDSATPSQEHSQQAVRQRCLTALAAVSSRPSVVQESTPVLLQVLTSSHTGTGSFSLEEVISVCHNLQRIAEHAQDTEETGRVFHDIIIPRLLGLALQAAMQGPSDHQSPLVEESVLSAMVPVISTTCARLQSQLAGQTASRVVSLFLDGDMSFLPENAFPSQIQLLKKQAGDSWSQSQMVCLLMGCVCSLPRSVEVPQMDRLLLELEELSCTCDHPLSYTSAAKCYAGLVNKRPAGEALDSLIDRMLKRISTELDCASSSVRTQAFTLLLWVAKALLLRYHPLSTALTDKLFSLLSDSELGSLAADGFSLLMSDSPDILNRGCNADIRIMYRQRFFTENSAKLVQGFNSAAQEKKSGYLKALSHIVNNLPRQVQLTELPALLPLLLEALSCPDQAVQLSTLSCLQPVLMDPPSALITQLEALVGRTLTLTTSPAMKVRIASLRCIHALSRFPEHEIMPFRARVLRGLAVPLDDLKRMVRSEAVVARNEWFLLGSPGGR, from the exons ATGGCTGCGGGTAGTGCCTTGCTAGTGGGCTTGGTAGAAGAATTTGTTTCGGGACAACAGGACAGCAAGGCCGCAGACACCGCAACAG GACTCAAGGCTGGACAGTTTACAATACTACAGTTGGTTGAAGCGTTGGG CTTGCATCTGGCCAGCTCCCAACCCCAGACCCGAGCCCGTGGTGTCCAGCTCCTCTCCAATGTCCTACAGCAGTGCCATGGAGACCTTACAGAGAGAGAAG TGGAAGTCCTTCTAGCGTTTTATGAGAACAGACTCAAGGACCACTATGTCGTCACACCACATGTCTTAAAGGGGTTGAAAGCGCTG ACAAAATGCTCAGTGTTGCCGCCTGGGTCTGCAGTGTCCATTCTGAAATCACTCTTCCAGGACGTTCATGTGCAG tccctgatgCTGGTGGAGCGGTCATGTGTTTACAACATCCTAACCCAGCTTATGGAATCCAGAGAGTCAG AGCTGAAGGGCCTGGGTGCAGACTTTGTTTTTGGGTTTGTCCAGTCAGTGGATGGGGAGAGGGACCCACGCAATCTTCTCCTGGCCTTCCAGATCGCTGGGAAAATCATCCACGGAGGCTATGATCtgg GTAAATTCACAGAGGAGCTGTTTGAAGTTACATCCTGCTATTTCCCCATAGACTTCAGCCCG CCACCCAATGACCCCCACGGCATCACCCAGGAAGAGCTCATCCTCGCCCTGAGGGCCGTGCTCACTGGAACACCCCGCTTTGCAGAG TACCTGCTGCCGCTGATCATTGAGAAGCTGGACTCCGATGTTCAGAGTGCCAAGGTGGACTCCCTGCAGACCCTG ACTGCCTGTGCTTCTGTGTATGAACATAAAGAGCTAGCCGAATTCCTACCAGGCCTTTGGGCCTCGCTGCGCAGGGAG GTGTTCCAGACAGCCAGTGAGAGGGTGGAGTCCGCTGGTCTAGCTGCCCTCGGTGCCCTGACAGCCTGCATCTCCCGCTCCGTCCTCAACTCTGACTCTGAAGACTACCTCAATGTCTTCCTCGACTTGGTCCTCAAAG actgTCAGCACCACCTGTGTGAGCCGGACCTGAAGCTGGTGTGGCCCAGCGCCAAGCTGCTGCAGGCCACCTCTACCGCCTCCTACAGGGCGAGCCACAGAGTTGCAGCCGCCATCATGCCGTCCCTCATAGAACAATACAACAGCCGAACACAA TGTGCTCAGCGGCGCACCCTACTGGAGGTGTTACAGGGCTTCGTCCAGCCAGTGAAGTCTTCAGAGGAGG atGAGAGTGTGCTGTTGGACTTCAGGCAGTCTCTTTGCAGTATAGTGTTCTCTGCCCTGGCTGAGAACAGTGCTGGGCTCCAGATCACATcactgcgtgtgctcactgcccTGAGCCAACAGACAG TCCTGCTGTTAGAGTCAGATGTGGAGCTGGCCGTTGACCACCTCACCAGGCTCATCCTGGAGGAGGAAGATGCTAAAGTCAG CCTGGCTGTGGTTGAGTGTGCAGGGGCTCTGGCTTGTCTGCACCCTCTAGCCTTCATCTCTAAGATGGTTCCACGGCTGAAGGGGGAGATCTTCTCAG AGTCCATGGCACAAGGTGACAGCGCCACGCCGTCCCAGGAACATTCCCAGCAGGCCGTACGTCAGCGGTGTTTGACGGCGCTGGCTGCGGTGTCGTCCCGGCCCAGTGTGGTTCAGGAGAGCACACCTGTCCTGCTACAGGTTCTCACCTCCTCACACACTG GCACTGGCTCATTTTCATTGGAGGAGGTGATCTCTGTGTGCCACAATCTGCAGAGGATAGCAGAGCATGCCCAGGACACTGAAGAGACCGGCCGCGTCTTCCATGACATCATCATTCCGCGCCTGCTCGGACTGGCCTTGCAGGCAGCTATGCAAG GGCCCTCAGACCATCAGAGTCCTTTAGTGGAGGAGTCTGTCCTATCCGCCATGGTACCAGTCATCAGCACCACCTGTGCCCGACTACAGTCCCA ACTGGCGGGCCAAACAGCCTCGCGGGTGGTGTCCCTCTTCCTGGATGGGGACATGTCCTTCCTGCCAGAGAATGCCTTCCCCTCCCAGATCCAGCTCCTCAAG AAGCAGGCAGGTGACTCCTGGAGCCAGTCCCAGATGGTGTGTCTTCTAATGGGCTGTGTGTGTTCGCTGCCACGGAGT GTGGAGGTTCCACAGATGGATAGGCTACTGTTAGAACTGGAGGAGCTGAGCTGTACCTGTGACCATCCCCTCTCCTACACCTCAGCCGCCAAGTGCTACGCTGGGCTGGTCAACAAGAGGCCTGCAG GAGAAGCCCTGGACTCTCTGATAGACAGGATGTTGAAGAGGATCTCCACTGAGCTGGACTGTGCGTCCTCCTCGGTCCGAACGCAGGCGTTCACGCTGCTGCTCTGG GTGGCAAAGGCTCTCCTCCTCCGCTACCACCCTCTGTCCACAGCCCTGACTGACAAG CTTTTCTCCCTGCTCAGTGACTCAGAACTGGGTTCGTTAGCTGCCGATGGATTCTCTCTCTTGATGAGCGACTCGCCGGACATCCTCAACCGCGGTTGCAACGCCGACATACGCATCATGTACCGCCAGCGCTTCTTCACCGAGAACTCGGCCAAGCTGGTCCAGGGCTTTAACTCTGCAGCCCAAG agAAGAAGTCTGGCTACCTGAAGGCACTGTCTCACATAGTGAACAACCTACCCAGACAGGTTCAGCTCACTGAGCTACCAGCG CTCCTGCCCCTCCTGCTAGAGGCCCTGTCCTGTCCAGACCAGGCGGTGCAGCTGTCCACCCTGTCCTGCCTGCAACCTGTCCTCATGGACCCCCCCTCCGCCCTCATCACTCAGCTGGAGGCGCTAGTAGGCCGCACCCTCACCCTCACCACAAGCCCTGCTATG AAAGTGCGGATAGCCTCTCTGCGCTGTATCCATGCCCTCTCCCGCTTTCCAGAACATGAG ATCATGCCTTTCCGTGCGAGGGTGCTGCGTGGCCTGGCTGTGCCCCTGGACGACCTCAAGAGGATGGTGAGGAGCGAGGCGGTGGTGGCACGCAATGAATG GTTCCTACTGGGGAGTCCAGGGGGAAGGTGA